The following proteins come from a genomic window of Micromonospora echinofusca:
- the pdxT gene encoding pyridoxal 5'-phosphate synthase glutaminase subunit PdxT, producing MSDAPVIGVLALQGDVREHVAALAAAGADARPVRRARELDEVDGLVIPGGESTTISKLADIFELREPIDKRVADGMPVYGSCAGMIMLATEVLDGRPDQRGFAGIEMTVRRNAFGRQVDSFEAPVGITGVEGGPFHAVFIRAPWVERVGDGVQVLGTVTEGPAAGRIVAVRQGNLLATSFHPELTGDARVHAYFVELVRAAR from the coding sequence ATGAGCGACGCACCCGTCATCGGCGTACTCGCCCTCCAGGGCGACGTACGCGAGCACGTCGCCGCGCTCGCGGCGGCCGGCGCGGACGCCCGACCGGTGCGCCGCGCGCGGGAGTTGGACGAGGTGGACGGGCTGGTGATCCCCGGCGGCGAGTCCACCACGATCAGCAAGCTCGCCGACATCTTCGAGCTGCGCGAGCCGATCGACAAGCGCGTCGCCGACGGCATGCCGGTCTACGGCTCCTGCGCCGGCATGATCATGCTGGCCACCGAGGTCCTCGACGGCCGCCCCGACCAGCGCGGGTTCGCCGGCATCGAGATGACCGTGCGGCGCAACGCGTTCGGCCGGCAGGTCGACTCGTTCGAGGCGCCCGTGGGGATCACCGGCGTCGAGGGCGGGCCGTTCCACGCCGTGTTCATCCGGGCGCCGTGGGTCGAGCGGGTCGGCGACGGCGTGCAGGTGCTCGGCACGGTGACCGAGGGCCCGGCCGCCGGCCGGATCGTGGCGGTACGGCAGGGCAACCTGCTGGCCACCTCGTTCCACCCGGAGCTGACCGGCGACGCGCGGGTGCAC
- the pdxS gene encoding pyridoxal 5'-phosphate synthase lyase subunit PdxS: MPETTAQNASASPVTGTARVKRGMAEMLKGGVIMDVVNAEQAKIAEDAGAVAVMALERVPADIRAQGGVSRMSDPDMIDGIINAVSIPVMAKARIGHFVEAQILQSLGVDYVDESEVLTPADYANHIDKWAFTVPFVCGATNLGEALRRITEGAAMIRSKGEAGTGDVSNATTHMRKIRQEIRRLQSLPTDELYVAAKELQAPYELVKEVAEAGKLPVVLFTAGGIATPADAAMMMQLGAEGVFVGSGIFKSGNPAQRAAAIVKATTFHDDPDVLAKVSRGLGEAMVGINVDDIPQPHRLAERAW; this comes from the coding sequence GTGCCCGAAACCACTGCCCAGAACGCTAGCGCCAGCCCCGTCACCGGCACCGCCCGCGTCAAGCGCGGCATGGCCGAGATGCTCAAGGGCGGCGTGATCATGGACGTGGTCAACGCCGAGCAGGCCAAGATCGCCGAGGACGCCGGTGCCGTCGCGGTGATGGCGCTCGAGCGGGTGCCCGCCGACATCCGCGCCCAGGGCGGGGTGTCCCGGATGAGCGACCCCGACATGATCGACGGCATCATCAACGCCGTCTCCATCCCGGTCATGGCCAAGGCCCGCATCGGCCACTTCGTCGAGGCCCAGATCCTCCAGTCGCTCGGCGTGGACTACGTCGACGAGTCCGAGGTGCTGACCCCGGCCGACTACGCCAACCACATCGACAAGTGGGCGTTCACCGTCCCCTTCGTCTGCGGGGCGACCAACCTCGGCGAGGCCCTGCGCCGGATCACCGAGGGCGCGGCCATGATCCGCTCCAAGGGCGAGGCCGGCACCGGTGACGTCTCCAACGCCACCACCCACATGCGCAAGATCCGCCAGGAGATCCGCCGGCTGCAGTCGCTGCCGACCGACGAGCTGTACGTGGCGGCCAAGGAGCTGCAGGCCCCGTACGAGCTGGTCAAGGAGGTCGCCGAGGCCGGCAAGCTGCCGGTGGTGCTGTTCACCGCCGGTGGGATCGCTACCCCGGCCGACGCCGCGATGATGATGCAGCTCGGCGCCGAGGGCGTCTTCGTGGGCTCCGGCATCTTCAAGTCGGGCAACCCCGCGCAGCGCGCCGCCGCGATCGTGAAGGCCACCACGTTCCACGACGACCCCGACGTCCTGGCGAAGGTCTCCCGGGGCCTCGGCGAGGCGATGGTCGGCATCAACGTCGACGACATCCCGCAGCCGCACCGGCTGGCCGAGCGCGCCTGGTGA
- a CDS encoding glycosyltransferase family 4 protein, translated as MRIGIVCPYSFDVPGGVQNHVMDLAEALIGLGHEVSVLAPADEDSPLPPYVVPAGRAVPLPYNGSVARIAFGPVSTARVRRWIIRGEFDVLHVHEPLTLSLSLLAVLSARGPVVATFHTAMTRSRALAAAQGVLQIVLERITARIAVSALARKVQVEHMDGGAVEIPNGVAVAKFSHAQPLPGWPGQCRPGHDGAIGFLGRFTEARKGFPILRDAFVELARQRPGLRLLVAGPGDADDLFGRFPADLRDRVTFLGLVSEEDKARMLRSVHLYVAPNTGGESFGMILTEALAAGTTVVASDLDAFRRVLDGGRAGRLFPTGDAAALRTALADLLDDPDARTALTACGDQVVATFDWPVVARRVLEVYAAAIEATDGRVMDTEWVGLD; from the coding sequence GTGCGCATCGGCATCGTGTGCCCGTACTCCTTCGACGTGCCCGGTGGGGTGCAGAACCACGTCATGGACCTCGCCGAGGCGCTGATCGGGCTCGGGCACGAGGTGAGCGTGCTCGCCCCGGCCGACGAGGACTCCCCGCTGCCGCCGTACGTGGTGCCGGCGGGGCGGGCCGTGCCCCTGCCGTACAACGGCTCGGTGGCCCGGATCGCCTTCGGCCCGGTCTCCACCGCCCGGGTGCGACGGTGGATCATCCGGGGCGAGTTCGACGTGCTGCACGTGCACGAGCCGCTGACCCTGAGCCTGTCGCTGCTGGCCGTGCTATCCGCCCGTGGCCCGGTGGTGGCCACCTTCCACACCGCGATGACCCGGTCGCGGGCGTTGGCCGCCGCGCAGGGCGTGCTCCAGATCGTGCTGGAGCGGATCACCGCCCGGATCGCGGTCAGCGCGCTGGCGCGCAAGGTGCAGGTCGAGCACATGGACGGCGGCGCGGTGGAGATCCCCAACGGGGTGGCCGTGGCGAAGTTCAGTCACGCGCAGCCGCTGCCGGGCTGGCCGGGGCAGTGCCGGCCGGGCCACGACGGGGCGATCGGGTTTCTCGGCCGGTTCACCGAGGCCCGCAAGGGCTTCCCGATCCTGCGCGACGCCTTCGTGGAGTTGGCCCGGCAGCGTCCCGGCCTGCGGCTGCTGGTGGCCGGCCCCGGCGACGCCGACGACCTGTTCGGGCGGTTTCCGGCCGACCTGCGTGACCGGGTGACGTTCCTCGGGCTGGTCTCCGAGGAGGACAAGGCGCGGATGTTGCGCAGCGTGCACCTCTACGTGGCGCCGAACACCGGCGGCGAGTCCTTCGGCATGATCCTCACCGAGGCGCTCGCGGCGGGCACGACCGTCGTGGCCAGCGACCTCGACGCGTTCCGCCGGGTGCTCGACGGCGGCCGGGCCGGCCGGCTGTTCCCGACCGGGGACGCGGCGGCGCTGCGTACCGCCCTGGCCGACCTGCTCGACGACCCCGACGCCCGGACCGCGCTGACCGCCTGCGGCGACCAGGTGGTGGCCACCTTCGACTGGCCCGTGGTCGCCCGGCGGGTGCTGGAGGTGTACGCGGCGGCGATCGAGGCCACCGACGGGCGGGTCATGGACACCGAATGGGTGGGGCTGGACTGA
- a CDS encoding phosphatidylinositol mannoside acyltransferase — MNLTELGYFAGWRVIRALPRSVAAAAFRAGADRAHRRGGGGTARLRANLRRVVGPDLPEAELDELVRRGLRSYARYWLEAFRLPALSRAEILAGFRLDGEEKLAADVAAGRGAVVALPHAGNWDAAGAWVAATGWPITTVAERLKPEGVYQRFLAFRRSLGMEILPTHGGERNAFDVLVDRVRAGTVVPLLADRDLSARGVEVEFFGHRTRMPPGPALLALRTQAPLYVASMWYEADAACASIEGPLPLPGPEEGPLDQRVRSLTQRIADGLAAGIARHPEDWHMLQRMWLDQHGRGGGPTLPSPAAGQA; from the coding sequence GTGAACCTCACCGAGCTCGGCTACTTCGCCGGGTGGCGCGTCATCCGCGCGCTGCCCCGGTCCGTCGCGGCGGCGGCGTTCCGGGCGGGTGCCGACCGCGCCCACCGTCGCGGCGGCGGCGGTACGGCCCGACTGCGCGCGAACCTGCGCCGGGTGGTCGGCCCCGACCTGCCGGAGGCCGAGCTCGACGAGCTGGTGCGCCGTGGCCTGCGCTCGTACGCCCGGTACTGGCTGGAGGCGTTCCGGCTGCCCGCGCTCAGCCGGGCGGAGATCCTGGCCGGCTTCCGGCTCGACGGCGAGGAGAAGCTCGCCGCCGACGTGGCGGCCGGCCGGGGCGCGGTGGTGGCGCTGCCGCACGCCGGCAACTGGGACGCCGCCGGCGCCTGGGTCGCGGCGACCGGCTGGCCGATCACCACCGTCGCCGAGCGGCTCAAGCCCGAGGGCGTCTACCAGCGGTTCCTCGCCTTCCGCCGGAGCCTGGGCATGGAGATCCTGCCCACCCACGGCGGGGAGCGCAACGCGTTCGACGTGCTGGTCGACCGGGTCCGGGCCGGCACGGTGGTGCCCCTGCTGGCCGACCGCGACCTCTCCGCGCGGGGCGTGGAGGTCGAGTTCTTCGGCCACCGCACCCGGATGCCTCCGGGCCCGGCCCTGCTCGCGCTGCGTACGCAGGCGCCCCTCTACGTCGCCTCGATGTGGTATGAAGCGGACGCGGCGTGCGCGTCGATCGAGGGCCCGCTGCCGCTGCCCGGCCCGGAGGAGGGGCCGCTCGACCAGCGGGTCCGGTCGCTGACCCAGCGGATCGCCGACGGTCTGGCGGCGGGCATCGCCCGGCATCCGGAAGACTGGCACATGTTGCAGCGGATGTGGCTGGACCAGCACGGCAGGGGTGGCGGCCCGACCCTGCCCTCCCCGGCCGCCGGACAGGCGTAA